The following are encoded in a window of Spea bombifrons isolate aSpeBom1 chromosome 2, aSpeBom1.2.pri, whole genome shotgun sequence genomic DNA:
- the GNAI3 gene encoding guanine nucleotide-binding protein G(i) subunit alpha-3 codes for MGCTLSAEDKAAAERSKMIDRNLREDGEKASKEVKLLLLGAGESGKSTIVKQMKIIHEDGYSEEECRQYKVVVYSNTIQSIIAIIRAMGRLKIDFGDVARADDARQLFVLASSAEEGVMSPDLAGVIWRLWKDSGVQACFSRSREYQLNDSASYYLNDLDRISQANYIPTQQDVLRTRVKTTGIVETHFTFKDLYFKMFDVGGQRSERKKWIHCFEGVTAIIFCVALSDYDLLLAEDEEMNRMHESMKLFDSICNNKWFIDTSIILFLNKKDLFEEKIPRSPLTICYPEYSGSNTYEEAAAYIQCQFEDLNRRKDTKEIYTHFTCATDTKNVQFVFDAVTDVIIKSNLMECGLY; via the exons ATGGGCTGTACACTTAGTGCCGAGGACAAAGCGGCGGCAGAGAGGAGTAAAATGATCGATCGGAATCTGCGGGAAGATGGAGAGAAAGCCTCTAAAGAGGTGAAACTGCTGTTGCTCG gtgcGGGAGAATCAGGAAAAAGCACAATTGTGAAACAGATGAA AATTATCCATGAAGATGGATACTCTGAAGAGGAGTGCAGGCAATACAAAGTGGTTGTGTACAGTAACACTATCCAGTCCATCATCGCTATCATCCGAGCAATGGGGAGGCTGAAAATTGATTTTGGGGACGTGGCCAGAGCT gaTGATGCTAGACAGCTCTTTGTGTTGGCAAGCAGTGCAGAAGAAGGTGTGATGTCTCCTGACCTTGCAGGTGTAATTTGGAGACTGTGGAAAGACAGTGGTGTGCAGGCCTGTTTCAGTCGGTCTCGTGAATACCAGCTAAATGACTCTGCTTCATA TTATCTAAATGACTTGGATAGGATTTCTCAGGCCAACTACATTCCAACCCAGCAGGATGTGCTCAGGACGCGTGTCAAAACAACAGGCATTGTGGAGACTCATTTTACCTTCAAGGACCTGTACTTTAA AATGTTTGATGTTGGCGGTCAGAGgtcagaaagaaagaaatggatTCATTGCTTTGAAGGAGTTACTGCAATCATTTTCTGTGTGGCACTCAGTGACTATGACCTATTGCTTGCAGAGGATGAAGAAATG AATCGAATGCATGAAAGCATGAAACTTTTTGACAGCATTTGCAACAACAAGTGGTTTATAGACACCTCAATCATACTCTTCCTCAATAAGAAGGACTTGTTTGAAGAGAAGATCCCTAGGAGTCCATTGACTATCTGCTACCCAGAATACTCAG GATCTAACACCTATGAAGAGGCCGCTGCTTACATTCAATGTCAGTTTGAGGACCTCAATCGAAGGAAAGACACAAAAGAGATTTACACACATTTCACATGTGCCACAGACACAAAAAATGTGCAGTTTGTGTTTGATGCAGTGACAGATGTCATCATTAAGAGCAATCTCATGGAATGTGGACTGTACTAG